The genomic stretch catcattagtttctccataaccacatggaggatatgccaatgcctatgctattattgggtgaacttctagtctttacttttacagtgcattcggtatgttaaattgatataataacaccatcaggaggcatggagggtataacttttctgaattaaacagggcatcactgtacttcactttcattgcttctttaaattcagtgactatctgacagtggtaagagggagagaactgtgctcctggccatgaccttatattcttagaactcctctgaatACCTCTGGCTGAcagggccaatcttaccttcatatattagaggttctgtgtggcagatatttttctacagtagccaaactatatggagcaggtagagaaagagcctgtaacctattggcacttctggggcatttgtcatttcagtagggggaattaataagtctgttgaccatgtcctccccctacatgactttttaatgcaaagttattggactagaatAACAGTGTAgaatatctgagtatccctgatcaatcaagtcattgtggatgctgaattgatgatctgacttctgaaaccagaggggtgagggtcctgaaaccaggttgtaccctgcgtacctgataataattctggagaaggcatctctctggtacttgtaagcctgtgtgggcgggcatagggaacacctggctgcttacatctcttggtctctatatagtagtgggggaactgtgatccacttaggatgcctcttacacatagaccaaactccttgcagtgacactggcttccaagcatgttctcctgtttggacctcactgtggtctgtgtatgctctatgcattcgccccatgcgggttcacttgtgttcttctacctacagaggcctgcagacagacgtcatcccctgaaaatgtcctaaacaaggtgcaggccaacgaggaagaggagaggctgaatagagaactggagctaactaccaaggagagaaatgagctgacagatcgcctcctttatgtgacaggtggatccatgagcaagaggtatgcattgctccaaccaaacgaccttgttctaaacctcatctcccatagagaggagattcagaacctgacccttactgaggagtgagtttgaAAATAGACTCTCTGATtccgcctgttgaaaatctgaacttgcgatctgagtgaagatttcagggataaagtcactggagcatgagttcccagtgtacaattggaaagcccttgacaggtggtagctttgcaaggttctaggtgctgtgagtttgtggagagtgtttgtacttgctaggaaggtgactgaatgctatcatctcatggcagcacccttaggtgacaggtcccacattgttcatatcaatgcttaactagaagttctgaggctctggcctggtccttcttgtctgtgggccttacactctgagacagtaatggtgcatacatttctactgattctcattgtgctctttccatatttgtctctctttctcattctctgagtctgtttacttttcttttcttgtgggtgtgtcccagtttgtgtgtctgtgtgtgcacaggtctgcatgcatatgcacaacttttatatgtttctctatccctccccccttggaatttaggggtctgttttttgacctcaggatttacccgtataatagtttcatggaggtgtaagtgctttattttggaagccccactttcaacagcacagttctttgcctgtgtggtcacatttgtctatacatttgtatgccttgggcagattataagtttgtggcaatatctggtctcatctccagaactatgtgtactgtctgcctctagaatattagttaatcggcttgtagcattccacttgtcaaaacaggaaaaatgaaatcagaggtttctgaatgtgcatgcgtgtgtgtgtgcgtgtgtgtgtgtgtgtgtgtgtgtgtgtgtgtgtgtgtgtgtggttggatAAGCTCTGTGGCcaaggctcttgacagcataacaggtttgaatgcagatccagccctcctgattgaaaaaagtgagccagggaaccctttatctgggtgcttagcatctgttgtcctgggcacacaattccaagtttctgaagctgaagaagatccaaatatgtagaattcagaaagtgtccttcgaGGGCTGGGGTAGTaaaggacacagcctgagttcatataatcctaaacctcgatgttcattgggttctatcttcctggggccagcccctacttcaggccaaatccattttatgaaaacttgaagataaaggagaaagaggtcatgtcattactgcacaacttagacaccaagaacattgaacatcgtgagaaatttcaggagctcaagaaggagattaacttctatcggtaagtactggtcagaagggcccatcacttgtggaatggccatgtctgcctctccTTATTCTGGACCGGAgggtctgcagctctgggtccatctcttctgctgtttaaatatcactgtgccgtgggtcttttggactcagtttcagttccataagagactgtgacttctcaccacagtgtctatgcatctttagaaggctctggatagaactacactgattcaggcatcagagtgttattaggccaacctgtggctctggggtcataccaggtttaacaaacctcaatgtgtggaccacatggtttgcatgacctcccttggttctactgtcctcttgtggttatttgccgcctactaattgatgttgcccagatgcattgggctttcatggatagttgtagatcccttgttcttttggacagacatggactcttattcgtgcttgggtcacagaacaatttattcttccctggattggccgtttgctgtttgtgcagcagccttacatgtatggagatgtattctatgaagtctttatgggtatctgggtcctggtggactttgtgggatttggcagttggaatgggaggatgaggcttcaggatcttactatgcagagtgtgtttccagcaacctgcacagccggctcctgatggaccaggcatgtatgaagaagaagttggtcacattgaagcaggagagcaaggagttacagcgatatttgtttgagttgaacccgaatgatgaagacgaacaggagaagaccagcaacctccagacccagcaaaacttggtaggaacaagcagctgagtcagattaacaatgtctgataccatttgcctattggatacatctttgcttcccctatcatctttctaatctccccacacccagtcagtcacccacctcatgtgatagagttattcattgctctgtctatgcacaagatttctgggatgttaaccactcttcagaaaccgAATTgttggcaattatacttctctgccctttttgaaactgcagtccagaaatggtgacagaggaataacatatcacatgactgcatctccctatcacagattggatgctatgaagagttttgaacgagttcttggtcgtgtgacaaaggtcatgcaggggtcatgtgatggttggaagcaccttgtagggataagaaccaagtgcaaatggcaaatgagtcctggtcattggctttgatctgggtatcatgtggccttctcctttcttcctgcaccccaattaggtctctccccatttccccattcttggtttgcactggtagagtctgaggagaagcttgttctcccacagtactgtgagggttgctggtgatgttccccagcctgcagagatatcagcaatgatttcagtgaaaggTCAGTgttgtctgtccaatgcagctgaagggacagaaggcagcaacttgacagctggtatgcatgtccccaccaaatcagtgtcttaatagctgccttctcctcccaggtctcagaaactgcaggagacatggaataggacggatcccaggaagacagccccctgaagagtaAGTTTCcttctcaggagttccctgctgacgacaatcctcaacagtcaaagacttttttggggggagtattcttcttctcagttaatttcctcaatgtttagagaccctaaatttatgtatctgtatgccagcctgtctccttgaggactttctcctctctcatcccgacaacaccatttgagagacatctgaggggactgccttgatgtctcatgtcctagaggagaaacagcactacaactgtgtttctaaatgttcattaagaatatgctgttaagaaatatttttggttatgattttcattgaagttttctttttgttatttcatagttatatattcttgttactgtttttcattttttataccattttagttgttcattttatgcctgttttttgtaaattgtattccttatgaataaaaattgatttgtaactcttgactcttaagaccatcttattcaagggtcctttcccctcctgtagacttagaactgacagctggatatggatctttgcatggtccaggcagcatgggtaaatagggaattcaaagccaccaaggggtacacagggtgatagtgtcttttgtgtggataatgtgactttttttatggacacacactttatgatgtaatcactgacatactgtatccatgctgtcatgtgttctgctcatcctagtctatatcagtctacaacacacattccttattgactgtgtgcaccaaatattgagtaacacacactcatgcctgtagagctgcagaaagaatgacaactttcacaaaggaatatagaataatcctaatggagaaccatgtgcctcagtttttcttacaatacagcattagcattaaaccacaaagataatgaccatcaacgtcattttgggaaataggtttttataggtgctgtttcacttgatcattcatatgctgtgttttttattgttgctgattatatttatttttatcatttaagtcaatggatctttttttttcaagtgtatggatgtatgtatgcactcctgagtgcatttccctcatgatccaaa from Rattus norvegicus strain BN/NHsdMcwi chromosome 19, GRCr8, whole genome shotgun sequence encodes the following:
- the LOC134483448 gene encoding disks large homolog 5-like, giving the protein MFARLCRRFGRVDVDREESRVKQTKPKSNDGHRTWGMWKACRQTSSPENVLNKVQANEEEERLNRELELTTKERNELTDRLLYVTGGSMSKSPYFRPNPFYENLKIKEKEVMSLLHNLDTKNIEHREKFQELKKEINFYRNLHSRLLMDQACMKKKLVTLKQESKELQRYLFELNPNDEDEQEKTSNLQTQQNLVSETAGDME